From Camelina sativa cultivar DH55 chromosome 20, Cs, whole genome shotgun sequence, the proteins below share one genomic window:
- the LOC104770076 gene encoding uncharacterized protein LOC104770076 encodes MATLYQACSSSSSTPLLLAKRVFSLASSPHSFTNGYKIPRHCSSFRAFNSASTSVCINLKELRSNELVDLEYAELNLMHKISEEVGHKRIRQHVNPLSSSFSKPAPVPVWDEVYKDPSLPLMVDIGSGSGRFLLWLANKNAGSTNYLGLEIRQKLVKRANFWVDELGLSNVHFIFANAMVSFEQLITSYPGPLEIVSILCPDPHFKKRHQKRRVVQKPLVNSILQNLKPGGKIFVQSDVLDVAQDMRDQLDEESSVLQHMDDTVETEEDGWLMDNPMGIRTEREIHAEFVGARIYRRLYQKRQLT; translated from the exons atggctacTCTATATCAAGCTTGCTCTTCGTCTTCAAGTACACCATTGCTTTTGGCGAAAAGGGTGTTTTCTCTAGCTTCATCGCCGCATAGCTTCACGAACGGATACAAAATCCCTCGCCATTGTAGCAGCTTCAGAGCATTTAACTCTGCGTCTACCTCAGTTTGTATCAATTTAAAGGAACTGAGAAGCAATGAATTGGTGGACTTGGAGTATGCAGAGCTAAACCTCATGCATAAGATATCTGAA GAAGTGGGGCATAAAAGAATCAGACAGCATGTTAATCCTCTCAGTTCCTCTTTCTCT AAACCAGCTCCAGTTCCTGTTTGGGATGAAGTATATAAGGATCCATCACTTCCTCTGATGGTGGATATTGGAAGTG GTAGTGGCAGATTTCTCCTATGGCTAGCTAATAAGAATGCTGGATCGACAAATTACTTGGGGCTGGAGATACGTCAGAAA CTGGTCAAACGCGCCAACTTTTGGGTGGATGAGCTCGGACTTTCAAACGT ACACTTCATATTTGCAAACGCCATGGTTTCCTTTGAACAGCTTATAACGAGTTATCCTGGACCGTTGGAGATTGTCTCAATCTTG TGTCCAGATCCTCATTTCAAGAAACGTCATCAAAAGAGACGTGTTGTCCAAAAGCCTTTGGTAAACTCCATTCTTCAAAACCTAAAACCCGGCGGAAAG ATCTTTGTGCAATCAGATGTGTTGGATGTGGCTCAAGACATGAGAGATCAGTTGGACGAGGAATCAAGTGTTCTTCAACACATGGACGACACAGTTGAGACAGAGGAGGATGGTTGGCTAATGGATAACCCGATGGGTATACGAACGGAACGAGAGATCCACGCAGAATTCGTAGGTGCAAGAATCTACAGAAGACTTTACCAGAAACGTCAGCTTAcatga